From one Humulus lupulus chromosome 8, drHumLupu1.1, whole genome shotgun sequence genomic stretch:
- the LOC133798568 gene encoding chorismate synthase, chloroplastic, whose product MASSLSSNPFLGVSRKEGFSALGSLSSDLRNLSLSPSLQFPTASPTPKKLQVKAAGNSFGTHFRVTTYGESHGGGVGCIVDGVPPRRPLSEADLQGDLDRRRPGQSRITTPRKETDTCKILSGVYEGKTTGTPIHVFVPNTDQRGHDYTEMSIAYRPSHADATYDMKYGIRAVQGGGRSSARETIGRVAAGAIAKKILKEFSGTEVFAYVSQVHNVELPLGLVDHETLTLDQIESNIVRCPNPEYAEKMIAAIDTIRVRGDSIGGVVTCVVKNCPRGLGSPVFDKLEAEFAKALMSLPATKGFEIGSGFAGTLLTGSEHNDEFYLDEQNRIRTRTNRSGGIQGGLSNGEIIQMRIAFKPTATIGKQQHTVTRDKHETDLITRGRHDPCVVPRAVPMVEAMVALVLVDQLMAQHAQCNLFPLNEELQEPLELPKFVESV is encoded by the exons ATGGCGTCGTCGCTCTCCTCGAACCCATTTTTGGGAGTTTCTCGTAAGGAAGGCTTCTCTGCTTTGGGATCTCTATCCTCTGATCTTCGAAACCTTTCTTTGTCTCCTTCTCTTCAGTTCCCCACCGCTTCACCTACCCCCAAGAAGCTCC AAGTAAAGGCAGCTGGGAATAGTTTTGGAACACATTTTCGTGTTACAACTTATGGAGAATCTCATGGCGGAGGTGTTGGTTGCATAGTTGATGGAGTGCCTCCTAGACGCCCCCTCTCTGAAGCTGATTTGCAAGGCGACCTTGATAGAAG GAGACCAGGTCAAAGTCGAATTACTACTCCTAGGAAGGAAACTGACACATGCAAAATACTTTCTGGGGTGTATGAAG GAAAGACAACTGGAACCCCAATTCATGTATTTGTACCCAATACTGATCAAAGAGGACAT GATTACACTGAGATGTCGATAGCTTACAGGCCCTCCCATGCAGATGCAACCTACGATATGAAGTATGGTATTAGAGCTGTGCAG GGTGGTGGTAGGTCATCAGCAAGAGAAACTATTGGAAGAGTTGCAGCTGGAGCAATTGCCAAGAAAATTCTCAAGGAATTTTCAGGAACTGAG GTTTTCGCTTATGTTTCACAAGTACACAATGTTGAGCTTCCGCTGGGGTTGGTTGATCATGAGACTTTGACACTTGATCAG ATAGAAAGCAACATTGTGCGGTGCCCTAATCCTGAATATGCAGAAAAGATGATTGCTGCCATAGACACTATCCGGGTGAGAGGGGATTCCATTGGCGGTGTTGTTACATGTGTTGTGAAGAATTGTCCACGT GGGCTTGGCTCACCAGTTTTTGATAAACTTGAAGCTGAGTTTGCTAAAGCTCTCATGTCATTACCTGCAACAAAGGGCTTTGAAATTGGAAGTGGTTTTGCAG GCACTCTTTTGACTGGAAGTGAACATAATGATGAGTTCTATCTTGATGAGCAGAATAGAATCAGGACAAGGACAAATCGCTCTGGTGGGATACAG GGAGGATTATCAAATGGGGAGATTATACAAATGAGAATTGCTTTCAAGCCAACTGCTACAATTGGG AAGCAGCAGCATACAGTGACTAGAGATAAACATGAGACGGATCTAATCACCCGTGGTCGCCATGATCCTTGTGTTGTTCCTCGAG CTGTGCCAATGGTAGAGGCCATGGTAGCTCTGGTGCTTGTGGACCAGTTGATGGCACAACATGCACaatgcaatttatttcctctAAATGAAGAACTACAGGAGCCCCTCGAGTTGCCCAAGTTTGTAGAATCTGTTTAA